One Vibrio penaeicida DNA segment encodes these proteins:
- a CDS encoding gamma-glutamylcyclotransferase family protein, which yields MYIFGYGSLINSESRKLTGQTGNAYPAIVCGFNRHWSKVDGSYQISPLVVTSGKGSVNGVLIEIDDRELLEFDKREAGYHRIKVAVSQIESDTVIDASAEIWMYVKDEVAPPCTNAPIMQSYVDTVLAGCLSISTQFAEHFMQSTLGWHHPLENDRQQPKYRRIAGVENQHISLIDNLVDSARR from the coding sequence ATGTACATCTTCGGATATGGCAGCTTAATTAACTCTGAATCTCGTAAGTTAACTGGGCAGACAGGAAACGCTTACCCAGCAATAGTGTGCGGCTTCAACCGACATTGGAGTAAGGTGGATGGCAGTTATCAAATCTCACCATTAGTTGTGACGAGTGGTAAAGGATCAGTAAACGGTGTTCTGATTGAGATTGATGACCGAGAGCTTCTGGAGTTCGACAAACGTGAAGCAGGCTATCACCGTATCAAGGTAGCTGTTTCTCAAATTGAATCCGACACGGTTATCGATGCCAGTGCCGAGATTTGGATGTATGTGAAAGACGAAGTAGCGCCTCCCTGCACCAATGCTCCCATTATGCAAAGTTATGTTGATACCGTTCTGGCTGGGTGCTTATCCATTTCCACTCAATTTGCCGAGCACTTCATGCAGTCCACCTTAGGTTGGCATCACCCTCTTGAAAACGATCGCCAACAGCCCAAATACCGAAGGATAGCTGGTGTTGAGAATCAGCATATCTCTCTTATCGATAACCTCGTTGATTCAGCAAGACGCTAA